The Acidimicrobiia bacterium genome contains a region encoding:
- a CDS encoding ABC transporter permease, translating to MKAFAIARVNLIRLMRDRLGLFFIILLPFIIVLVMGAAFGGSFNPKLGVIEGSGGSLGVDLLDTLESSSVDLVAFADEAALIDGVARNRVDAGLVVPADYSDAVETGESVSLRYYAPPNTLGGTLKESVGAAIAVQSATVRAARFAASEGIGELESNLAMVESMRETVPGVRVETVTAGESVFPAGFDPIDHSAQGMLVLFMFLTSLTAADKLILSRTLGVSRRMLSTPTGAGTVLIGEGLGRFAIAFLQGLLILLGTAFGFNIDWGNVWLAIVVVTVFALVGTGIAMLAGSVFRTAEQAGSFGVLAGLMLAAVGGAMVPFEIFPTTMQTISKATPHYWALRGFKDLIYREGSFGSISLELAVLAGFAVCLIAVAVYRFRRILTD from the coding sequence ATGAAAGCCTTCGCGATCGCCCGGGTGAACTTGATCCGGTTGATGCGTGATCGCCTGGGTTTGTTCTTCATCATCCTGCTGCCGTTCATCATTGTGCTCGTGATGGGTGCGGCGTTCGGAGGTTCGTTCAATCCCAAGCTCGGCGTCATCGAGGGCAGCGGAGGATCTCTGGGAGTGGATTTGCTCGATACCCTCGAGAGCAGTTCGGTTGACCTCGTGGCCTTCGCCGATGAAGCGGCTTTGATCGACGGTGTAGCCCGCAACCGCGTTGATGCCGGCCTCGTGGTTCCCGCCGACTACAGCGACGCCGTGGAGACCGGCGAGTCGGTCTCATTGCGCTATTACGCACCACCCAACACCCTCGGCGGGACGTTGAAGGAGTCCGTCGGCGCAGCGATCGCGGTGCAGAGCGCCACGGTCAGGGCAGCCCGTTTCGCAGCTTCAGAAGGTATCGGAGAGCTCGAGTCGAACCTGGCGATGGTCGAATCCATGCGAGAGACGGTGCCGGGAGTCCGAGTGGAAACCGTGACTGCGGGGGAGTCCGTGTTTCCGGCAGGTTTCGATCCGATCGATCACTCCGCCCAGGGCATGCTGGTGCTGTTCATGTTCCTGACTTCGCTGACGGCGGCGGACAAGCTGATTCTCTCGCGAACGCTTGGAGTTTCCCGTCGCATGCTGTCGACGCCAACGGGTGCCGGCACGGTCTTGATCGGAGAAGGGCTCGGCCGTTTCGCCATCGCATTCCTCCAGGGCCTCTTGATACTGTTGGGCACCGCATTCGGGTTCAACATCGATTGGGGCAATGTCTGGCTCGCCATCGTCGTGGTGACGGTGTTTGCACTGGTCGGTACCGGCATCGCCATGCTCGCCGGGTCCGTGTTCCGCACCGCCGAACAGGCGGGCTCTTTCGGTGTCCTGGCCGGGTTGATGCTCGCGGCAGTCGGCGGAGCGATGGTCCCGTTCGAGATCTTCCCGACGACGATGCAGACGATCTCCAAGGCAACACCCCATTATTGGGCTTTGAGGGGATTCAAGGACTTGATCTACCGCGAAGGCAGCTTCGGTTCGATTTCCCTGGAACTCGCGGTTCTGGCCGGGTTCGCCGTTTGCCTCATAGCCGTGGCCGTCTACCGGTTCAGGCGGATATTGACCGACTAG